CTACGGCCTGGAGATCCAGGGCATGGGCAAGGCCGAGCGGCGCGAGCGGGCCGCCGAGGTCGTCGCCAAGGTCGGCCTGGAGGGCATGGAGCACCGCCGCCCCGGCCAGCTCTCCGGCGGCCAGCGCCAGCGCGTCGGCCTCGCCCGCGCGCTCGCCGTCGACCCCGAAGTCCTGCTGTTCGACGAGCCGTTCAGCGCGCTCGACCCGATGATCCGGCGCGACATGCAGGAGGAGGTCGTCCGGCTGCACCAGGAGGAGGGCCGCACGATGGTCTTCATCACCCACGACCTCCAGGAAGCCCTCAAGCTGGGCGACCGCATCGCCCTGATGCGCGACGGCCGGGTCGTGCAGCTCGGCACGCCCGAGGAGATCGTCGGCTCGCCCGCCGACGACTACGTCCGCGAGTTCGTCCGGGACGTCCCGCGCGAGCAGGTCATGACCGTCCGCACGGCCATGCGCCGCCCCTCGGCGGACCAGGACGGCAGCGGACCGGCGGTCCGGCCCGAGGCGACGGTCTCCGAGGCGATCGAGGCGGTCGCCCGCGCCGGCGCGCCGGCCCGTGTCATGGACAAGGGCCGCTGCGTGGGCGTGATCGACTCCGACACGCTGCTCGGCGTCGTCGCCGGCACGGAGCAGCCCGCCCCGCCGGGGACCGAGCAGCCCAAGGAGGCGGTGTGATGGCGACCATCACCGCCTCCCCGCCCCGTATCGGCCTGCCCGCGCTGCTCAAGAGCCGTGCCTTCCAGAAGCTGCTGCTCCTGGCCGTCGCCGCCGCGATCCTCGTCCCGCTGGCCAACGCCCGCTGGGCGAGCGGCACCTGGCCGAGCGCACTGACCGTCGACTTCTCCGAGCCGCTCGCCAAGGCCAGCGACTGGATCATCGACAACCGCGACAGCCACCCGCTGTTCCTGTACTTCTTCGGCCACGTCAGCAACGTCGTCGTGATCGCCGTACGGGCCGTCTACCTCACCCTCCTCGCCATCGGCTGGGCGGGCGTCACGGCCCTGGGCGCGCTGGTCGCCTGGCGCGTGGCGGGCGTCCGGCTCGCGCTCGGCACGGCCGTCGCGTTCCTCGCCTGCGGCCTGCTCGGCATGTGGGTGCCGACCATGCAGACGCTCGCCCTGATGGTCGTCGCGGTGGTCGCGTCGGTCGTCGTCGGCATGCTGCTCGGGCTCGCCGCCGGGCTGTCCGACCGGATGGACCGCGTCCTGCGCCCGGTCCTGGACACCATGCAGGTGCTGCCCGCCTTCGCCTACCTGCTGCCGGTCGTGCTGGTCTTCGGCATCGGCGTCCCGGCGGCCGTCCTGGCCACCGTCATCTACGCCGCCCCGCCCATGGCCCGCCTGACCTCGCTCGGTCTGCGCGGCGCCGACAAGGAGGTGCTGGAGGCCGTCGAGTCGCTCGGCTCCACCGCACGGCAGCGGCTGCTGACCGCCCGGCTCCCGCTGGCCCGGAAGGAACTCCTGCTCGGCGTCAACCAGACGATCATGATGGCGCTGTCCATGGCC
This region of Streptomyces caelestis genomic DNA includes:
- a CDS encoding quaternary amine ABC transporter ATP-binding protein, yielding MDTTTPVFSVEGLWKVFGPKADRVPADPELTALDPAELRARTGCTAAVRDVSFNVRKGEVFVVMGLSGSGKSTLVRCLTRLIEPTAGTIAIDGEDVRAMDRSRLRELRRHRAAMVFQHFGLLPHRTVLDNVAYGLEIQGMGKAERRERAAEVVAKVGLEGMEHRRPGQLSGGQRQRVGLARALAVDPEVLLFDEPFSALDPMIRRDMQEEVVRLHQEEGRTMVFITHDLQEALKLGDRIALMRDGRVVQLGTPEEIVGSPADDYVREFVRDVPREQVMTVRTAMRRPSADQDGSGPAVRPEATVSEAIEAVARAGAPARVMDKGRCVGVIDSDTLLGVVAGTEQPAPPGTEQPKEAV